The genomic stretch CGACGCACACACTTGGCCTATATCGAACCAACTCCAACAAGGTGGGGTTCCGCTATGGCCAGGTTTCTAACTTACGACCTCAACCCAACGCACTACCCTGACATAATCGCGTTGCTGTTAACATGACATATTGACGTTGCCACGACAGTAAAATAGCCAGCGCGCACTCTGCCAACGCCACGGTGAAAGCGACTGACAAAGCATTGCCAGGTGAAATGGCTGGTGGTAGCTTGGGGCCATGAGCGGCAGGCGACCACGAAAAGACAACCGTGTGACCATGCGCGAGGGCGACCGAATCTTGATCAACAAGGGCATCTCGAAAAAGGTCATGATTATTGCCCGCACCGAAGTGCCCCATTCGCCGGAACGGATGTTCGTCACCAAGTCCGGCGGCAAGTACACCATCGGCCTCAAAGTTTGGCGCACGGATTATATTTGGAACGAGAAAAACCAGATGTGGATTTCCAAGCACTGAGCCCCCGCTCGGAGTTCAACCGCACCGCCGCAAATCGGTTGCCAACGTGAAACGCGATCTGCCCGCCATTCTCGCCGACATCTCCAGCGGCAAAGGCTCGCGCTTGTTGCTGCTCTTCGGTGACGATCTGCAAGTCCAAGAAAACGCCAAGTCGGTGCTCGATCTAGTCGTGCCCGCGGAGCAGCGCGGTTTCAACTTCGAGCGTTTCGACGGCCGTGCCGCCTCCTGGGATCAAATCGAGGCCTCGCTGATGACGCCGCCGTTTTTTCCCGGCAAAAAATTACTCTGGGTGGAAAACGCGCCGTACTTTTTTTCTCGCGAGCAAAAGGGCGAGCTGGGCGAGAAAATTCTCGAACTGTGGCGCGATGGCAAGCGCGACGATGCCGTCAAGTTGATGATCGATCTGCTGGCAGTTGAAGGGTGGAGCCAAGACCAGTGGGAGCGCTTGGAACCAAACTCGGCAAAAGCGCTACTGGCGCTGCTCGACGCCGACGGCGGCGAGGCCCAAGACGAAGCCGAAGCGTTACTCACCTACGCCAAGAACCGCGACATCGATCTGAGTAAACGTAAGGGCAACCAAGGCCATCGCCTGGTTGAACTGCTCGATGCCGGATTGCCGGAGTGGACTTTCATGATCCTCACCGCGCTCCAAGTCGACCGGCGCACGCGGCTCTACAAACGCTTCGAAGAAATCGGCGCGGTGCTTTATGTCGGTTTGGAGCGCGACCGCAGCGGCAAGATCAGCCGGGACAGTTTGCTCGACTTCGTCAACCAGCGCTTGCGCCAAAGCGGCAAAACCGTCGAGCCCCAGGCGCGCGAGATGATTCTCTCCCGAGCGGGCGACGAGCTGCGCGGCTTACAACAGGAATTAGAAAAACTTGTGCTGTTTGTCGGCGAGCGGCCGGCAATTCGCGCCCAAGATGTCGAGGCGATTTTCGTCGATCATGGCGAGGGTTGGATCTTCGATCTCACCCGCGCTTTGGGTGAGCGCGACGCCGCCGGCGCGCTGGGGCAGTTAGCCCGGCTGCTAGCCCAAGGCGAGCATCCGCTGCGCTTGCTCGGCACGGTGGCCTCCGAGGTGCGCCGTTTGTTCGCCGCGCGTCAGTTGCTCGATAGCGATTTGGCGCGGCTGTGGAAACGGGGCATGACCTATCAGCAGTTTCAGCAATCCATATTGCCGCATAACCCGCCGGCGCTGACGCGCAATCCCTACGCCGATTACATGTGCTACCAAAGGGCCGAGCGCTTTTCTGCGACCGATCTGCACGGCTACATGGAAGGGTTGTTCGACGCCGATTGGCGTTTGAAATCGAGCGGCGGGCAGCCGCGCTTGGTGATGGAGAAGTTGATTCTCAACATGTGCTTGGCGGGAAGTTCGCGAAAACCGCCAGTGCGA from Deltaproteobacteria bacterium encodes the following:
- the holA gene encoding DNA polymerase III subunit delta; protein product: MPAPKCPIRRNGCSSPSPAASTPSASKFGARIIFGTRKTRCGFPSTEPPLGVQPHRRKSVANVKRDLPAILADISSGKGSRLLLLFGDDLQVQENAKSVLDLVVPAEQRGFNFERFDGRAASWDQIEASLMTPPFFPGKKLLWVENAPYFFSREQKGELGEKILELWRDGKRDDAVKLMIDLLAVEGWSQDQWERLEPNSAKALLALLDADGGEAQDEAEALLTYAKNRDIDLSKRKGNQGHRLVELLDAGLPEWTFMILTALQVDRRTRLYKRFEEIGAVLYVGLERDRSGKISRDSLLDFVNQRLRQSGKTVEPQAREMILSRAGDELRGLQQELEKLVLFVGERPAIRAQDVEAIFVDHGEGWIFDLTRALGERDAAGALGQLARLLAQGEHPLRLLGTVASEVRRLFAARQLLDSDLARLWKRGMTYQQFQQSILPHNPPALTRNPYADYMCYQRAERFSATDLHGYMEGLFDADWRLKSSGGQPRLVMEKLILNMCLAGSSRKPPVRVAR